The DNA region TATGTTCCCCATCTTCACCATCGCCCTGGCAAAGTCCCTCGCAAAAGCCTCGCCGTCCGTGCTGTACATCTCCACAAGATGGTCCAACGGCCCGCCGCAGCCGTAGAGCGCCTGGTCAGAAGTGAGGAGGCCCCGGCGCGCGACCAGGTCCTTGTAGTAGGCGTTGTCGAACCTCATCGGGGTCAGCTCGTCGAACGGCGCCTTGGCGTCGTCACCGGCCTGGCACGTCTGCCTGCGGAGCTCCGCGAACCTGGGGTCAACGTCAGCGCCGCCCTCGCCATTGTAGCTGTAGACGCGGTCCCTGTAGTTGATGCACTGCGCCATGCCGACGGTGTGCGCGCCGGAGAGCGCTGCCATGTCCCGCGCGTCGAGGCCGTATTTTCCGAACGTGTCGATGAGCGCGGTGACGGTGTCGTTCGGTCTGGGGAGGCCGTAATCGGCGGCGTCCTTGTCGGCTTTCCGCGAGTCCTTGCGGCCGAGCGGCACGTTCCAGTTCGGCCCCCCGAGCAGGGCAACGGCGTCGCGAGATGCGAGGGCGAGGATGTCCGCACAGGAGACGGTGGCTGGGCAGGCGTGCTCGAGGTGGGACTTGATCTCGTCGATCACATCGAAGCCGCGGAGGGAGTCGACGTTGGGCGTCGCGTCCTTCTCGCTttcgaagaagggcgagctgtCCAGGAGGACGGAGCCGTCACACCCCTGTCGTGTCATTCGCGAACAACAAAATTAACGTGTAATTCATAATTTGAAGGACTAGGTAATGGAAAAAATGGGTGCAGATTACTTACGTTGACAAAGCAATCGTGGAAGAAGAGGCGAAGCACGGCGGGGGCCATTGCCTGATCGGCGGCGACCTTCGACGCCAGCACGGACTGCACGATGTCCTGCACGCTGGGACAGGTCTTGTCGTAGTAACTGACCGAAAGATGGTCACCGTGTGCGGTGCACGCGAGAAGCGCAAAGAGGATCAGCGGTGCAAGTGCAGGCAGCGATGAAGAGCTCCAGGAGGGCAGCATGGCTGTCGACTTGCCGAATGCTGACACACCGGCGCCGCTGATAGCAAGGAACACGGTGTAGTGAAGCAACGGGTGATCGGAAACAGGCAAGGGCGCGCGATGAGTTGCAGTGGATCGATGAGTTTGATGAAACATGGAACGGAAGCATGCTTATATATAGCTAGCTTGTGCCgttgtgtgtgtgcgtgtgcgCGAGCGCTGCTGGCTTCCCCGGCCGCATTCGTACGCGTACCTGCCGCTTCTATGCGCGTGCACGCGCGATCGAATCGTGGTACTGTTGTTGACATGGTCTCTGGTCTGCATGCATTGCTTGCTCGTGCTTCTTGGCGGAAACGCTGACGATGTCACAAGGAAGACAGGAAGGAAGGATTAATTGGGCAAACTAGCTATTAAAAAGTTCAAGTGGGGGTGTACTTTAAAAATCTTGGGACCGTACATTTGCTTGATCGAGATCAACTAGGTCTCCAATCATTACTATACAAATAATTTATATAGGCGGTTCAGAAATCCTGTGTCAGATATTTTTTTCGAACCGTTTGTGGAAAAGAGTTTGtataaatcagatttgtacagatAATTTTTTAACCGTCTTTACAAAttattagtacagacgattTTAAATTGTAACCGTCTGTAATAAATTTTTGATATTTCGttattttgttattttctaGTTTTTGATAGTTTGTTATTggttttttataaatttttaacttcttagCACACTAAAAACCATAAAAGCGTATCTCAACCATTTTCTTAGCTTTTCATTCATTTTCTCATAATCCACCTTTTCAGCTTTTCAAAAATCAGCTCAAGCTAGATTGTTTGGTTCGGCTTCTAACTTCTGAGAAGTAGAAGCTCAGAAAAGctgaaccaaacagaccctaggTCTCCAATCACTCAAAGTGAAATGCTCCTTCTGGTTataaatattagttattttAGATAAAATATGGTCTTCGATGCATAGTTttgattactattttttattagaaatatatttataaaattcattaaatttgtgatgatgtgaaagtatttttcaagataaatctatgcatataattttaagatttctaaaataaatatttcaaaagcTATTGttaattaaagttttaaaagtttgatcggaCTTTTTTTAAAACAACATGTATTGATGGCTGGTGGGAGTAACCAGTTTGCCACAACTTGTAGTGTCCAGCCACCCAACAATACACAGAAAATATGCAGGTGCTTATGTACTTTAGTCAATCTTTTACCTTAACTTTGGATATAATGACTACATGAAAAGCATATAACAGGAAATCATATAAATAGATTTCATTTTTTTCCAGTAAATGATATAACAGGCAAGGCTCTATAAATTTTCAAGCAACACTAGCTACGTTTACGTACTAACGCGCCAAAGCACGTGTGAGAATTAACTAGCGGACATTTTATTAGTTTTAGCTTACAATCTTGGTCAACTTATGATATAGGTCAATGACTGTGATTTCCACTTATTAATCCTTTCAATAATAGTCTAAAGTCAGTGGGAACTTCAGCATGGCTCATCTTATTGTCATATATAGACTGGATTAGTTGGACAACTAATATATTTTAAATGATGTCTATGTAGGTCCCATATGTTCATGTTTTGACCACTTATGAATTCTCATTGTGAATTCGTTGATTCATGCACACACATGAATGCCAACTTTGGCACGCACTGGGTCTCATGATTAGGGTTGTATTCACACGTAACATGCAAGAGTGACGGTTTGTGCTCGAATTTATTTTATAACACCTATTGTTCAATTGGCATAATACACCAGTTCCACATTTTGTTTTCCAAAAAATGTATACTCCATTACCAATTGACAAGGGTGTGCATTTTCAACCTTTAGTGCCAAACAATATGCAGACATGCACAATACAAGAAATCTATAGTTTCTCTGGTGTTTGCAACGTTCCCCATGGCATacgacaaaaaatatatatatggttCTTTTCCAGCAGCCAGCAACGTTCCCCATAGCATATAGAAACCTATAGAATGGAAGACCTTGTATATATGTTCATTGAACATCCCTCCTAGTAAGATGTTAACAGATACCTTCGTGAATACAAAACAAACTAAAAATTCACTAGCCTCAGtcgtacaataatattcacaactTTAACATATTTTAAACGTTGTCATGTTGGTTGTATGCAAATTCTTAAATATTTACACGAACAGCCAAAACTGTCCGAATTTATACCTATTTTCTATAAGCAGTCACACATTACAAATACTTACTAATAAAATTGTAGTCAATCGCCTAGTATAAAAATGATCAgtaatcatcaaaatataaatgcAATTGATAGGAAAAATTGTGCACAACTAGCAACAACAAAATTTATGCAACAAATCTAAAGAACAActacaaaaaataaaagaagtacGTATTGCAATGGATAAAAATGTCTATTACAAAGCAACTAACATTTTCATTTCTTACTCAAGTGAACAGCTTGAAAAATGTCACAACAAAACACTTCAACTCCCAGAACAAACAAAAACGCGTACCATGACAAAAGAAAAGTACATGATCCTACCGCTAAAATGTGTATTTTAGGGGCCAAAAATATCAATTTCAACGAATATGTATAATTTAGGGCAACAAATATCACGAGAAAGCTGATGCAAAAATAAAACAGTAACTCAGGTGTCGTGGGTTAATCCctaacagtgattccggggtttATCGGACAACAGGTGCATGATCTATATTCTAGGGGATGTGCCTGTGCTAATCTAAGAACATCagagtttatccaggttcatgcccccttagggtaatagcctTACATTTTGTGCATTCTTCACATTGAGtatggtttcttctttgtgtttTTTGGCCTTCTCTCCCAAGGCGGATCCTCTTCCCCTTATAGCCCAGGAGGAAATGAGTCTTACACGTGAGCCCATCAAATATTCCCATGCCTACCTAGACGGCCAATGTAGGTTATCATTACAGAATACATTTGCATTGTGCTTGCCCTGGAGCACTGCAATGCCTATCCCATCCATCGGACACATCTTCGCTTGTCACTCTCGGGTCATCCGGCCTGCACAGTCCCATCACCGGTTTCCCATGCGCGCCTGTCACGCCCCCTGTTGCGTCTACGAGCTTGTCCCACAGCAATTAATGTTGAGGACGAGACATGGTATCCCTACGCCGACCATGTTGCCTTAGCCGGGGTGAACTGCCTGGAGTAGGAAAATGACGTGAGTAGCAATATTAAATAAGATTTGACTGGCTTAGAAGGGTACCTGCCCCACGACCAGTAAGAGCTAGTCGCGGGAAATCTAGCGAAGTTCAGTGTCGTGGTCATGCTAGCGTTGACTGGTCACGCGGTGGGCTTGGGCCGGAGAACAAAAGCGGATAATAGAAAAACCGGCCGTTGCGGGCCGCCCTGATGAGagacccctatattctttacatcgacagtagcccctaagctcccTCACGGATATGGTGATCTGAGCTATTTTTATAAGGACGTGGTCGGATCTAGTCGTACCACTTGGGTCCTGGGTGAACAAGAGCTTTGCCCATGGAGTGGTCGGCGATACAGTCCACCACCATGCCTGGCTTAGGAACGCTGACGATGTCACAAGGAAGACAGAGGAAGGATTAATTGGGCAAACTAGCTATTAAAAATTTCAAGCGGGGGTGTACTTTAATAATCTTTAACATTTTCTAAACGTTGTCATGTTGGTTGTATgcaaattcttaaaaatttacACAAACAGCCAAAATTGTCCTAATTTCTACCAATTTTATGTAAGCAGTCACACATTACAAATACTTACTAATAAAATTGTAGTCAATCGCCTAGTATAAAAAACGATCACTAATCATCAAAATAGAAATGCAATTGATAGGAAAAATTGTGCACAACAAGCAACAACAAAATTTATACAACAAATCTAAAGAACAACtacaacaaataaaagaaatacaTATTGCAAAGGATAAAAATGTGTATTACAAAGCAACTAACATTTTCATTTCTTACTCAAGTGAACAGCTTGAAAAATGTCAAAACAAAACACTTCAACTCCCAGAACAAACAAAAATGCGTACCGTGACGAAAGAAAAGTAGATGTTCCTTCTGCTAAAATGTGTATTTAGGGGCCAAAAATATCAATTTTAACAAATATGTATAATTTAGGGCAACAAATATCATGAGCTAGCTGatgcaaaaataaaacaataacTCAGGTGTCAGGGGTTAATCCCTAACAGTGATTTCGGGTGTATCGGACGACAGATGCGTGATCTGTATTCTGGGGGATGTGCTTGTGCTAATCTAAGAACACCAGAGTTTATCCAAGTTCAAGCCCCCCCCCCTTGgtgtaatagccctacatcctatgtaCTCTTCTCATTGAGtatggtttcttctttgtgtttTTGGCCTTCTCTCCTAAGGCGGACTCCCTTCCACTTATAGCCCAGGAGGAAAGGAGTCTTACATCTGAGCCCATCAAATAGTCCCATGCCTACCTAGACGGCCAATGTAGGTTACCATTACAAGATACGTATGCATTGTGTTTGCCCTGGAGCACTCCCGGACGCATTCGTGTGCGTACCTGCCGCTTCTGTGTGCATGCACGCGCGATCGAATCATGCGACTGTTGTTGACATGGTCTCTGGTCTGCATGCATTGCTTGCTCGTGCCTCTTGGAGGGAACACTAATGATGTCACGAGGAAGGCAGATGAAGGAAGGATTAATTGGGCAAACTAGCTATTAAAAATTACAAGTGGGGGTGTACTTTAATAATCTTGGGACCGTACATGAGGGCACAACTTGGTTGTGTAGCCCGCGTCTTCACCATGTACCGTTCAGTATAGCGATGGGGGCGCCCAAAACCGTAGCCCCAAATCCTCATTGAGCCCCTGCCTCTTTGCCTGTTTCTCTCCTAGCTCTCCTCGATGTTGAGCAACCCCAGCTAGTGGCCCCTTGGCGGGTGAAAGTGATGGTGATGAGCCTTATGCTTGTCTAAGGACCAGTGGGTTTCCCTCAAATGCCCTACATTACCCTTCCCACGATATGCTTTCTCGTCGCTTGTCCTGTAGCTTCGGGTCTTAGAGGCCAACCTATCGGCATGCCTCCGAAGCTCGTCCTCTTCGGCCCTCGAATATTCTTCCATCTTAGTGAATAGCTCATCCGCATCCTTGACCGGCTTCCGCGCCAGGCTTGAGGCCAAGGCCCCTAGCTAAAGGGCCTTGTCGTGTGACATCTTTTTCTTTATCTTCACTAAGGCCCTTCGCTTGGCACTTCACTCAAACAAAACGCCAAGTGAATTCCTTTAATCTCTCACCCTCCTTCTGTTTTACTGCAAACGGATCTCCGATGGTGACCAAGGCCTCGTAGTTGCCCTGGAAGTGAGAGAAAAATGCCTCCTAAAGAAGCTCCTAGGAAAACATCATCCTCGCCCCGAGAGAGGTGTACCACGAAAATGCAATTCCCTTAATGGATACGACAAAAGCCTTAGATATAGTGGCATTTTCTCTTCCCATGGACTCTATCACGGCCTAAAAACTCATCATGAACTCCTTGGGGCCAGTCTCACTGCTGTACAGGTGCAGCCGGGGCATCTTGAACCCCGAGGGCCACAATCGTATTTGCAAGCTCGTGGACAGCGGAGAAGCTTGATCTACCATCTGCAGTCGATGAGGTTCCTCTATTGCTGAGTCCCTCCAATGGCCCCTATTAGGAGATGGACTGACGGAGGGACCTGTGTTGCCCACGTACctcttggatttgcttgttGGCCTCATCCACCTGATTCTTGTACTGCACAATGTTGCCTTCGTGAGTTCCTGCTCCATGGTCCTCTGGGGCGTGCGGTGGAACCTGGTTATGCTCTGGGACATTTGGCGTAGCTATCCGTCCATCCTGGGTTCCCAGAGCATTCACCTCAGACCCCTTGTTCCGCCTTCGATAGCCATACCGACCCGAGGTATATTGACCCTAGGGGCCTCGATCAAAGCCCTGGCTCCCTCAGTCACCATGGCTCCTCCTAGCTGCAAGGGTGCCTCGAGCTCCCTCAGCATTTGCAGATCCTTGTGCTTTTTTTTCCTAGTCTTTGGTGGCATGAGATCACCACGTGGTCATGGGTTTGATCGCCACAGACAACGCCAAATGTTGGGATCATAATCACAACACACTGAATAATACTCATAACTGTAACTATAATAATTGTTCATCTCTTCGTTACATCGGGAAAATAGAGATATTTATAgatgttggggatcatctcccgccacccctaacttgaagggaaccgtgaagtctactggagatgctGCGTGATAGCTATCGTTCTTCTGTTGCAGGAGTTCGTCTGTCAGCCGCGGAAATCATGGAGcgaagttggtcgaagggtgcaggCGCCCTCGCATCTTCAAGTTCCCGAACCGGCGAAGACGAAGGCTCACGAACTTCGGCTGGCGGGCGAAGCCCTGGTGTGAGCTGACCTTCGCCGAGAGGCGAGGGCTGCCCGGCATGCGCCCGAGCGAAGAAGGCTTCAGCGCCCTTCGAAGGGATGACCCAGCTCGACACAGTGGGCCCGACTACGGTCGTCCTGGGTACTGTTATAATTAtgcgatcatgctcatttgtaccataatgcccccagatattccgggaatgtagcaggttagggggtaagatatgtaaacggAACCCGTGGTCGCAGggtacaggctataaatagagccacagtgtaaccggaAGGGGTAATCGAAACTGTTTCGCCTCCGGCACGTGTCACTTTGAGGGACCTTTGATATCTCCGTAtccgaaggcccaccttgtctgggacttcgatcccaacagttggcaccGTTCGCGGGATCGAACACACGAaggcatgccacccaagaagaaatagAAGTCACCCGGAACAGCGGAGGCGTTACTGGAACCCCCAGCCGCGACTGGGCCTTCGGTCGATAGACCCACTCTAGCCgtaccaggatcaagtaatgcttcaGCGGGGGGGTCTTCAGCCGGACGAGAGCGGCATTGCGAAGTTGACATAGGACCACAACAACCTGGCGATGGCCGACAGGACGAAGCACTATGGGTTGGCACGGAGCGAATGCCggtcatggaaccaatagatcgcattcgcttcgatcttccaaaaaaaagaaggcgaaagggggcgaaatgaagaatgggaggaactcgACGACTTCGCAGAGTTTGAacacgaggaagaaacaaacgaagaaaGAAATGCAAGGTTAGAAGCCgaagagttggaaaggcagctagcgcagaagaagcgcatgttggatggcctagcagcaAGTCGGAAAGCCGCAGAGTACCGCAGGCGGGCAGACGAAGCAAGAAAAACATTGGAATAGATACAAGAGCAAATCGATATACTCCACCAAGCGGAGGTCCATGTCTCGCCGGCCAACGCCACCGGGAGACTTGATACAAGCTTTGCAGGAAGTTCGACGAAGATCTTCTACGGGAGATCAGAAGTCACCCCTGGCCAGGGacctgcaaaatcagccatggccgccaggattcaagatgcccagagtggttatgtttgatggagaatcagacccgagagaatttgtcatgagtttTGAAGCAGCTGTGGAGTCTGCCGGGGGGGACGATGTAACCTTAGTGAAGGCCTTTGTATTAGCCAtaaagggaatagcaaggtcaTGGTATTCCGCGTTACCCCCgagatccatatattcatgggaacagcTGTGCATTGCACtatacagcaacttccaggggaacCGGGCATTCAACATcaccgcaaccgacctcttcgcgctgaagcagcaaccaacagaaactttgcagagctatatgcgccgatttgtacacatacgttgtcaggCAAAGGGgttgagcgaagatacaattatcgatgccgcaatacagggcatcagagggggggCTATTGGCAGGAAAGCTCACCAGAAAAAGACCCGCAAGTGTCcaagagctgctcaacaagatggaagaatactcaagatctg from Phragmites australis chromosome 8, lpPhrAust1.1, whole genome shotgun sequence includes:
- the LOC133925895 gene encoding peroxidase P7-like codes for the protein MLPSWSSSSLPALAPLILFALLACTAHGDHLSVSYYDKTCPSVQDIVQSVLASKVAADQAMAPAVLRLFFHDCFVNGCDGSVLLDSSPFFESEKDATPNVDSLRGFDVIDEIKSHLEHACPATVSCADILALASRDAVALLGGPNWNVPLGRKDSRKADKDAADYGLPRPNDTVTALIDTFGKYGLDARDMAALSGAHTVGMAQCINYRDRVYSYNGEGGADVDPRFAELRRQTCQAGDDAKAPFDELTPMRFDNAYYKDLVARRGLLTSDQALYGCGGPLDHLVEMYSTDGEAFARDFARAMVKMGNIPPPPWMPVEVRLHCSMVNY